Proteins from a genomic interval of Quercus robur chromosome 9, dhQueRobu3.1, whole genome shotgun sequence:
- the LOC126700590 gene encoding wall-associated receptor kinase 2-like isoform X4, with protein MASVHLAILQLTLLWVVEASIVNTNALPLAKDGCEDHCGNVSIPYPFGTREGCYVNDSFLITCNHTYNPPLAFLTGGNINVTDIWLSGEMRIYAFVAHDCYNRTGGRVYNNHPTLRLGKFPISNTRNKFMAIGCDTYAVINGSRGTDYTTGCLSLCDSTSDVVEGSCSGIGCCETAIPRGVMDFKIGVWSYYQHERVWEFNNCSYAFVAEEGTYNFSKQDLQNFKGGLEMPMVLNWAIGDQNCSEAKKGLESYACMANSECHDSNNGPGYQCNCSKGYQGNPYLKDGCQDIDECLNSTICVQNCTNLPGTYNCSCQLPGYDGDGKWDGTGCKLIPSPERFPLINRISLGVSVSLLVLVLGISWLYWGLKRRKLIKLKEKFFKQNGGFLLQQQLSKHNGSIETTQIFTEEELQKATNNYHENRILGQGGQGTVYKGILPDNKIVAIKKSKIIDQSQVEQFINEVSILSQINHRNVVKLLGCCLETEVPLLVYEFVTNGTLFNHIHKTDHSSTLQWQLRLQIAVETAGALSYLHSAASTPVIHRDIKSTNVLLDDNYKAKVSDFGASRLVPLDHTQLTTLVQGTLGYLDPEYFHSSQLTEKSDVYSFGVLLAELLTGMKALSFERPEEERNLAMHFVSSMNESRLFEILDQRMLNEGNAKQLNEVAMLAKRCLKVKGEERPTMKEVAMELEGLKAMTKHPWVKGNMSSEETEYLLQKPYDDCVDGVSGNSTCYDSIRKQVSISILDDGR; from the exons CTTGCTGTGGGTAGTAGAAGCATCAATTGTCAACACCAACGCCTTGCCTTTAGCCAAGGACGGCTGTGAAGACCATTGTGGCAATGTCAGTATTCCATACCCATTTGGCACAAGGGAAGGATGCTACGTTAATGATAGCTTTCTCATCACTTGTAATCACACATACAACCCTCCCTTGGCGTTTTTGACAGGTGGTAATATAAATGTGACAGACATATGGCTTTCGGGTGAAATGCGCATATATGCCTTTGTAGCCCATGATTGCTACAACAGAACTGGTGGGAGAGTATACAACAATCATCCTACGCTCCGATTGGGAAAATTCCCAATCTCCAACACTCGAAACAAGTTCATGGCTATTGGGTGTGACACATATGCTGTGATAAATGGTTCTAGAGGGACAGACTACACAACTGGGTGCTTGTCTTTATGCGATAGCACGAGTGATGTGGTTGAGGGGTCTTGCTCTGGTATTGGCTGTTGCGAAACTGCTATTCCAAGAGGAGTAATGGATTTCAAAATCGGTGTATGGAGCTATTACCAACACGAGAGAGTGTGGGAATTCAATAATTGCAGCTATGCTTTTGTGGCAGAGGAAGGTACTTACAACTTTTCTAAACAAgatcttcaaaattttaagggAGGTCTTGAGATGCCGATGGTGCTAAATTGGGCAATAGGGGATCAAAATTGCAGTGAAGCTAAAAAGGGTCTTGAAAGTTATGCATGCATGGCTAACAGTGAGTGTCATGACTCGAACAATGGTCCAGGCTACCAGTGCAATTGTTCCAAGGGATACCAAGGCAATCCTTACCTTAAGGATGGCTGCCAAG atatTGATGAGTGCTTAAATTCCACCATATGCGTCCAAAACTGCACCAATTTGCCTGGTACTTATAATTGTTCCTGTCAGCTACCGGGATATGATGGCGATGGTAAATGGGATGGAACAGGTTGCAAACTTATACCAAGCCCTGAGAGGTTTCCATTGATTAATAGGATTTCACTAG GTGTCAGTGTCAGCCTCTTGGTTCTAGTTTTGGGCATTTCTTGGTTATACTGGGGACTCAAGCGTAGAAAGCTCATCAAGCTCAAAGAGaagttttttaaacaaaatggTGGCTTTCTACTACAACAACAACTTTCTAAGCACAATGGGTCTATTGAAACAACTCAAATATTTACAGAAGAAGAACTTCAGAAGGCAACAAACAATTACCATGAAAATAGAATCCTAGGCCAAGGTGGCCAAGGAACTGTTTACAAAGGAATATTACCAGATAACAAAATAGTTGCCATTAAGAAGTCCAAAATAATAGATCAAAGCCAAGTtgaacaatttattaatgaagtGTCTATTCTCTCCCAAATCAACCATAGAAATGTGGTAAAGTTATTGGGATGTTGTTTGGAGACTGAAGTTCCTTTGTTGGTGTATGAATTTGTTACCAATGGTACCCTTTTCAATCACATTCACAAAACAGACCATTCTTCAACGTTGCAATGGCAATTACGTTTACAAATAGCAGTTGAAACTGCAGGAGCACTTTCTTATTTGCATTCTGCTGCATCCACTCCCGTCATTCATAGAGATATCAAGAGCACTAATGTACTCTTAGATGATAATTACAAAGCTAAGGTATCTGATTTTGGAGCTTCAAGGCTAGTTCCTCTTGATCATACACAGTTAACCACGCTAGTGCAAGGGACGCTTGGATACTTGGACCCAGAATACTTTCATTCAAGCCAATTGACTGAAAAAAgcgatgtttatagttttggagTTCTCCTTGCAGAGTTGCTAACTGGAATGAAGGCACTTTCTTTTGAGAgacctgaagaagaaagaaacttaGCCATGCATTTTGTCTCATCAATGAATGAAAGCCGATTGTTTGAAATTCTAGATCAACGAATGCTGAATGAGGGAAATGCTAAGCAACTTAATGAAGTTGCGATGTTAGCTAAGAGATGCTTAAAAGTGAAGGGAGAGGAGAGGCCTACTATGAAAGAAGTTGCAATGGAGTTAGAGGGCTTGAAAGCAATGACAAAGCATCCATGGGTTAAAGGCAATATGAGTTCAGAAGAGACTGAGTACTTGCTCCAAAAACCATATGATGATTGTGTTGATGGTGTTAGTGGCAATTCTACATGTTATGACAGCATCAGGAAACAAGTCAGCATATCAATACTTGATGATGGCAGATAA
- the LOC126700592 gene encoding PHD finger protein EHD3 isoform X2, with protein sequence MGDEEGTSNGGGTEGTEGFHYLKSEAMNNGISIGIGNDGGECSSGGSEGLRTYKRRRHGRSSADSKDQDDERVCVEAASHLAAQTVKERCGMVKGSNSSEQVCLPMNGSDDCSQRHCRNVVLERIYQSLSDDEGGIQGCIREALVTNREIDCMMTESDHCNEDRCKHSQTGWISDGSQKAANGHPGIISSGYINETDHYTITGKCQQAFLNVLISDKFSTLCKLIFENFQGIKADLFDLSTINIRMKEGAYERSPMLFSSDIQQVWRKLQGVGTEIVSLAKSLSDMSRTSYHEQVGGLVHSTYEDGKHEFFPRESDSHTKPEQTEDCGVYKVCTCRRCGGKADGRNCLVCDSCEEMYHMSCIEPAVIEIPHRSWYCAGCTARGFGSPHEDCVVCERLNAPKTPSNGYDDGISPTNEETPIELEENSNCSIDDGLQLSKSGKNFDPCKICGSKIVDGEKLKTCSHSECPNKYYHSRCLTNKQLKSYGPCWYCPSCLCRVCLMDQDDEKIVLCDGCDHAYHIYCMKPPRTMIPKGKWFCRKCDIGIQAIRKAKRAYETLEKKQKERRDGSLRAFENLGKKWNCKREEGSEKMDMLLTAAHTLNYEENLAAVQTDLPKG encoded by the exons ATGGGTGATGAAGAGGGAACGAGCAATGGTGGTGGTACAGAAGGCACTGAAGGGTTTCACTACTTGAAAAGTGAAGCAATGAATAATGGGATTTCAATTGGTATTGGGAATGATGGTGGTGAGTGTAGCTCCGGTGGGAGTGAGGGTTTACGAACTTACAAGAGGCGGAGGCATGGAAGGTCGAGTGCAGATAGCAAAGATCAGGATGATGAGAGAGTTTGTGTGGAAGCTGCAAGTCATTTAGCAGCACAG ACTGTAAAAGAACGTTGTGGCATGGTTAAAGGCAGTAATTCTAGTGAGCAAGTCTGTCTTCCTATGAATGGCTCAGATGATTGTTCGCAGAGGCACTGTAGAAATGTTGTATTGGAACGGATATATCAGTCATTAAGTGATGATGAAGGTGGTATACAGGGGTGCATTCGGGAGGCGCTTGTAACTAATCGTGAAATTGATTGTATGATGACA GAATCTGACCATTGTAATGAAGATAGGTGCAAACATTCACAAACTGGGTGGATATCTGATGGATCTCAGAAAGCAGCTAATGGCCATCCGGGCATTATATCTAGTGGATATATAAACGAAACAGATCATTATACTATAACCGGGAAGTGTCAGCAAGcttttttgaatgttttaatTTCAGACAAGTTCAGCACACTCTGCAAGCTAATATTTGAGAATTTCCAAGGCATCAAAGCTGACCTTTTTGACTTAAGTACCATAAACATAAGAATGAAAGAGGGAGCTTATGAACGTTCACCCATGCTTTTCTCTTCAGATATTCAACAG GTATGGAGAAAGCTACAAGGGGTTGGAACTGAAATTGTTTCTCTTGCAAAGAGCCTCTCAGACATGTCAAGGACTTCCTATCATGAACAG GTGGGAGGATTGGTACACAGCACATATGAAGATGGAAAACATGAG TTTTTCCCCCGGGAATCTGACTCACACACTAAACCGGAGCAAACAGAAGATTGTGGAGTGTACAAAGTTTGCACTTGTAGGCGTTGCGGAGGTAAGGCAGATGGAAGGAATTGTTTAGTATGTGATTCGTGTGAGGAGATGTACCATATGTCCTGCATTGAGCCTGCTGTGATAGAGATTCCCCACAGAAGCTGGTATTGTGCCGGTTGCACTGCTAGGGGTTTCGGATCACCCCATGAAGATTGTGTGGTGTGTGAGAGGTTGAATGCCCCCAAGACCCCAAGTAATGGATATGATGATGGAATTTCACCTACAAATGAAGAAACGCCTATTGAATTGGAAGAGAATTCAAATTGTAGTATTGATGATGGGCTTCAACTATCAAAAAGTGGCAAAAACTTTGACCCCTGTAAAATTTGTGGAAGCAAGATAGTGGATGGTGAAAAGTTGAAGACTTGTAGCCACTCCGAATGTCCAAATAAATACTACCATTCGAGGTGCCTGACAAATAAGCAATTAAAATCATATGGTCCCTGTTGGTACTGCCCATCTTGTCTGTGCAGAGTTTGCCTCATGGATCAGGATGATGAAAAGATTGTTTTATGTGATGGGTGTGATCATGCATATCACATCTATTGCATGAAACCACCGCGCACAATGATTCCAAAGGGGAAATGGTTTTGCAGAAAATGTGATATAGGGATCCAGGCAATACGAAAGGCGAAAAGAGCATATGAGACTTTAGAGaagaaacagaaagagagaaggGATGGGAGTTTAAGGGCATTTGAAAACCTTGGAAAGAAATGGAATTGTAAACGCGAAGAGGGATCAGAAAAAATGGACATGCTTCTAACTGCAGCCCACACTCTAAACTATGAAGAGAACTTGGCTGCTGTTCAGACGGACTTACCAAAAGGATGA
- the LOC126700592 gene encoding PHD finger protein EHD3 isoform X1 produces the protein MGDEEGTSNGGGTEGTEGFHYLKSEAMNNGISIGIGNDGGECSSGGSEGLRTYKRRRHGRSSADSKDQDDERVCVEAASHLAAQTVKERCGMVKGSNSSEQVCLPMNGSDDCSQRHCRNVVLERIYQSLSDDEGGIQGCIREALVTNREIDCMMTVKESDHCNEDRCKHSQTGWISDGSQKAANGHPGIISSGYINETDHYTITGKCQQAFLNVLISDKFSTLCKLIFENFQGIKADLFDLSTINIRMKEGAYERSPMLFSSDIQQVWRKLQGVGTEIVSLAKSLSDMSRTSYHEQVGGLVHSTYEDGKHEFFPRESDSHTKPEQTEDCGVYKVCTCRRCGGKADGRNCLVCDSCEEMYHMSCIEPAVIEIPHRSWYCAGCTARGFGSPHEDCVVCERLNAPKTPSNGYDDGISPTNEETPIELEENSNCSIDDGLQLSKSGKNFDPCKICGSKIVDGEKLKTCSHSECPNKYYHSRCLTNKQLKSYGPCWYCPSCLCRVCLMDQDDEKIVLCDGCDHAYHIYCMKPPRTMIPKGKWFCRKCDIGIQAIRKAKRAYETLEKKQKERRDGSLRAFENLGKKWNCKREEGSEKMDMLLTAAHTLNYEENLAAVQTDLPKG, from the exons ATGGGTGATGAAGAGGGAACGAGCAATGGTGGTGGTACAGAAGGCACTGAAGGGTTTCACTACTTGAAAAGTGAAGCAATGAATAATGGGATTTCAATTGGTATTGGGAATGATGGTGGTGAGTGTAGCTCCGGTGGGAGTGAGGGTTTACGAACTTACAAGAGGCGGAGGCATGGAAGGTCGAGTGCAGATAGCAAAGATCAGGATGATGAGAGAGTTTGTGTGGAAGCTGCAAGTCATTTAGCAGCACAG ACTGTAAAAGAACGTTGTGGCATGGTTAAAGGCAGTAATTCTAGTGAGCAAGTCTGTCTTCCTATGAATGGCTCAGATGATTGTTCGCAGAGGCACTGTAGAAATGTTGTATTGGAACGGATATATCAGTCATTAAGTGATGATGAAGGTGGTATACAGGGGTGCATTCGGGAGGCGCTTGTAACTAATCGTGAAATTGATTGTATGATGACAGTTAAG GAATCTGACCATTGTAATGAAGATAGGTGCAAACATTCACAAACTGGGTGGATATCTGATGGATCTCAGAAAGCAGCTAATGGCCATCCGGGCATTATATCTAGTGGATATATAAACGAAACAGATCATTATACTATAACCGGGAAGTGTCAGCAAGcttttttgaatgttttaatTTCAGACAAGTTCAGCACACTCTGCAAGCTAATATTTGAGAATTTCCAAGGCATCAAAGCTGACCTTTTTGACTTAAGTACCATAAACATAAGAATGAAAGAGGGAGCTTATGAACGTTCACCCATGCTTTTCTCTTCAGATATTCAACAG GTATGGAGAAAGCTACAAGGGGTTGGAACTGAAATTGTTTCTCTTGCAAAGAGCCTCTCAGACATGTCAAGGACTTCCTATCATGAACAG GTGGGAGGATTGGTACACAGCACATATGAAGATGGAAAACATGAG TTTTTCCCCCGGGAATCTGACTCACACACTAAACCGGAGCAAACAGAAGATTGTGGAGTGTACAAAGTTTGCACTTGTAGGCGTTGCGGAGGTAAGGCAGATGGAAGGAATTGTTTAGTATGTGATTCGTGTGAGGAGATGTACCATATGTCCTGCATTGAGCCTGCTGTGATAGAGATTCCCCACAGAAGCTGGTATTGTGCCGGTTGCACTGCTAGGGGTTTCGGATCACCCCATGAAGATTGTGTGGTGTGTGAGAGGTTGAATGCCCCCAAGACCCCAAGTAATGGATATGATGATGGAATTTCACCTACAAATGAAGAAACGCCTATTGAATTGGAAGAGAATTCAAATTGTAGTATTGATGATGGGCTTCAACTATCAAAAAGTGGCAAAAACTTTGACCCCTGTAAAATTTGTGGAAGCAAGATAGTGGATGGTGAAAAGTTGAAGACTTGTAGCCACTCCGAATGTCCAAATAAATACTACCATTCGAGGTGCCTGACAAATAAGCAATTAAAATCATATGGTCCCTGTTGGTACTGCCCATCTTGTCTGTGCAGAGTTTGCCTCATGGATCAGGATGATGAAAAGATTGTTTTATGTGATGGGTGTGATCATGCATATCACATCTATTGCATGAAACCACCGCGCACAATGATTCCAAAGGGGAAATGGTTTTGCAGAAAATGTGATATAGGGATCCAGGCAATACGAAAGGCGAAAAGAGCATATGAGACTTTAGAGaagaaacagaaagagagaaggGATGGGAGTTTAAGGGCATTTGAAAACCTTGGAAAGAAATGGAATTGTAAACGCGAAGAGGGATCAGAAAAAATGGACATGCTTCTAACTGCAGCCCACACTCTAAACTATGAAGAGAACTTGGCTGCTGTTCAGACGGACTTACCAAAAGGATGA